One genomic segment of Gammaproteobacteria bacterium includes these proteins:
- a CDS encoding type III PLP-dependent enzyme: MYRGYYSPVEWKKIVDFSATKETPFLVVLLDRVARKFQEFRRDFPSAKIYYAVKASPGEEILTLLRDLGSYFDIASIYELDRVLQLGVSPDRVSFGNTIKKAKHIRAAYDKGVRLFATDSEADVRILAREAPGSRLFFRLLMDAVTSDSDWPLSRKFGCQPRMLMELVSLAADLGLDPYGVSFHVGSQQREIPAWDAAIAQVRHLFEWVEKERIPLRAINMGGGFPADYLIKSNPLSVYAEEINRYLNLHFGDAIPEIYLEPGRGLTGEAGILVSEVVLISKKSKTDLKRWVYTDVGIFNGLMETIDESIKYPAYTEKGGETGDVILAGPTCDSLDIIYEHFKYQLPLSLEIGDRIYWLSTGAYTASYSSIEFNGFPPLKTYYL, translated from the coding sequence ATGTATCGTGGTTACTACTCGCCTGTTGAATGGAAAAAAATCGTCGATTTTTCTGCAACCAAAGAGACGCCTTTCCTTGTCGTGCTCCTTGACCGGGTTGCGCGGAAATTTCAGGAGTTTCGGCGGGATTTCCCCTCAGCAAAAATTTATTACGCCGTTAAAGCCAGCCCCGGCGAGGAAATTCTAACTCTGCTGAGAGACTTGGGGTCCTATTTCGATATTGCTTCGATCTACGAACTAGACCGCGTCCTCCAGCTTGGCGTATCGCCTGACCGCGTCAGTTTCGGCAACACCATCAAAAAGGCCAAGCATATCCGCGCAGCCTACGACAAAGGCGTGAGACTCTTTGCCACCGACAGCGAGGCGGATGTCCGCATCCTGGCCAGGGAAGCGCCCGGTTCGCGTCTGTTTTTTCGCCTGCTGATGGACGCGGTGACTTCCGACTCCGACTGGCCCCTGTCGCGGAAATTTGGTTGTCAGCCGCGCATGTTAATGGAACTTGTCTCCCTGGCTGCTGATTTGGGACTGGACCCCTATGGCGTTTCCTTTCATGTGGGTTCACAACAACGGGAAATTCCCGCGTGGGATGCGGCGATCGCCCAGGTGCGCCACCTGTTTGAATGGGTAGAAAAAGAGCGGATTCCGCTGAGGGCCATCAATATGGGTGGTGGCTTCCCGGCAGATTACCTGATAAAGAGCAATCCGCTTTCGGTTTACGCCGAAGAGATCAATCGTTATCTGAATTTGCATTTCGGCGACGCCATCCCGGAAATCTATCTGGAGCCAGGCCGCGGACTGACCGGTGAAGCGGGTATCCTGGTCAGCGAGGTCGTGCTGATTTCCAAAAAATCCAAAACCGACCTGAAGCGCTGGGTCTACACAGATGTCGGCATTTTCAATGGTCTGATGGAAACGATTGATGAATCCATCAAGTATCCAGCCTATACGGAAAAAGGCGGCGAAACCGGGGATGTCATCCTGGCGGGACCCACCTGCGACAGCCTGGACATCATTTATGAACATTTTAAATACCAACTGCCGCTCTCCCTGGAAATTGGCGACCGGATTTACTGGCTGTCCACCGGCGCGTATACTGCTTCCTATAGCTCCATCGAATTTAACGGTTTCCCACCGCTGAAAACTTATTACTTGTAA
- a CDS encoding phosphate ABC transporter ATP-binding protein, producing MSTTTIEVKAALNGGLNAEARETPLSSAQIINYDHRQTVGKITVSNPKITCRNVDVYYGEKQAIRQVSLDIGANEVIAFIGPSGCGKSTFLRCLNRMNDTIAACRVLGEIKLDQDDIYEKSIDVVQLRARVGMVFQKPNPFPKSIYENVAYGPRIHGMVNSKAEMDELVQDSLERAGLLKEVESRMDEPGTSLSGGQQQRLCIARAIAVNPEVILMDEPCSALDPIATAKIEELIDELRENYTIVIVTHSMQQAARVSQRTAYFHLGDLIEIGETDQIFTNPRHKLTEDYITGRFG from the coding sequence ATGAGTACCACAACAATTGAGGTCAAGGCCGCTCTGAATGGCGGATTGAACGCCGAGGCCCGTGAAACCCCACTGTCGAGCGCCCAGATCATTAATTACGATCACCGCCAGACGGTTGGCAAGATCACTGTCAGCAATCCCAAAATCACCTGCCGCAATGTCGATGTTTACTACGGCGAAAAACAGGCAATTAGACAGGTTAGCCTGGACATCGGCGCTAATGAAGTCATTGCCTTCATCGGCCCGTCTGGCTGTGGCAAATCGACCTTTCTGCGCTGCCTGAACCGGATGAATGACACAATCGCAGCCTGCCGGGTGCTGGGCGAAATCAAACTGGATCAGGACGATATTTACGAAAAAAGTATTGATGTCGTGCAGTTGCGGGCGCGGGTCGGCATGGTGTTCCAGAAGCCCAATCCCTTCCCTAAATCCATTTACGAAAACGTCGCCTACGGGCCGCGCATTCATGGCATGGTCAATAGTAAGGCGGAAATGGACGAATTAGTGCAGGACAGTCTGGAACGGGCGGGCCTGCTCAAAGAAGTCGAGAGTCGCATGGACGAGCCGGGCACCAGCCTGTCCGGAGGCCAACAGCAACGGCTGTGCATCGCTCGGGCGATCGCGGTAAATCCCGAGGTGATTCTGATGGACGAACCCTGTTCAGCGCTCGATCCGATTGCTACTGCCAAAATTGAGGAGTTGATCGACGAGTTGCGTGAAAATTACACGATCGTCATCGTGACTCACTCCATGCAGCAAGCCGCCCGCGTCTCCCAGCGCACCGCCTATTTCCATTTAGGCGATCTGATTGAAATCGGTGAAACGGATCAAATTTTCACCAATCCCCGCCACAAGCTGACTGAAGACTACATTACTGGCCGCTTTGGTTAA
- the nspC gene encoding carboxynorspermidine decarboxylase: protein MKKLTTPYYLIDESKLEKNLKIIQQIREASGAKSVLALKCFSTWCVFGLMRRYLDGTTSSSLYEARLGYEEFGKEVHAYSVAFSKSDVEEVRQYADKIIFNSISQLMAYRGDVPGVKLGLRVNPGISYSHFDLADPARKYSRLGVSDKREVMKAAPLLSGVMFHFNCENDDFENISTAIDRIGQDYGSLLEKMEWVSLGGGLYFTKAGYPVDRFCEKLKNFSEKFGVQVYLEPGEAAITECAELVTTVLDVLQNEMDIAIVDASVEAHTLDHLVYRTTAKIAFPEPGAYRVMIAGRTCLAGDVFGEYHLKAPLNIGDEVCIADAAGYTMVKKNWFNGVPMPAIVVQRLDGTTEVVRTFGYPDFKHNLS from the coding sequence ATGAAAAAATTAACCACGCCCTACTATTTGATTGACGAAAGCAAACTTGAAAAAAATCTGAAAATCATTCAACAGATCCGTGAGGCTTCCGGCGCGAAATCGGTGCTGGCCCTGAAGTGTTTTTCCACATGGTGCGTGTTTGGTCTGATGCGGCGCTATCTGGATGGAACCACCAGCAGTTCGCTGTATGAGGCGCGACTGGGATACGAGGAATTTGGTAAAGAAGTTCATGCTTATAGCGTGGCTTTTTCCAAAAGCGATGTTGAAGAAGTCAGGCAATACGCCGACAAAATTATCTTTAATTCAATCTCCCAGTTGATGGCGTATCGCGGTGATGTCCCTGGCGTGAAACTGGGGTTGAGAGTCAATCCCGGCATCAGCTATTCGCATTTCGATCTTGCCGACCCGGCGAGAAAATATTCCAGACTCGGCGTTTCCGATAAGCGTGAAGTGATGAAGGCAGCGCCGTTGTTAAGCGGAGTAATGTTTCATTTCAACTGTGAAAATGACGACTTCGAGAACATTTCCACAGCTATCGACCGAATCGGCCAGGACTATGGATCGTTACTGGAAAAGATGGAGTGGGTCAGCTTGGGCGGCGGTCTGTACTTCACCAAAGCAGGCTACCCTGTCGACCGGTTCTGCGAAAAACTCAAAAATTTCAGCGAAAAATTCGGCGTTCAGGTTTACCTCGAACCTGGGGAAGCAGCGATCACCGAGTGTGCGGAACTGGTCACTACCGTGCTGGATGTCCTCCAGAACGAAATGGATATTGCGATTGTCGACGCATCCGTTGAAGCCCATACGCTCGACCATTTGGTCTATCGCACCACCGCGAAAATCGCTTTTCCCGAACCAGGAGCCTACCGGGTTATGATCGCTGGGCGAACCTGTTTGGCCGGCGATGTCTTTGGCGAATATCACCTGAAGGCGCCATTGAACATCGGTGATGAAGTCTGCATCGCCGACGCGGCTGGATATACGATGGTCAAAAAGAACTGGTTTAATGGTGTTCCCATGCCTGCTATTGTCGTCCAGCGCCTGGACGGAACCACGGAAGTCGTCCGCACCTTCGGGTACCCGGATTTCAAACACAACCTTTCCTGA
- the pstC gene encoding phosphate ABC transporter permease subunit PstC produces the protein MLFYLFLTLILLSLSGYYLGRKRAFAVAGKQIRNLHSLPSYYGSYTALWCGLPALIVFAIWAALQPSVIIELVVAGLPPELQQLPAGRLNLVVNDIKNLVSGNIVSSRPDATILAAAAHYRHLQMMGNVALWVVVLTMATAGVAYAWRAISPKLRARNRVEQVVNVLLIVSSTVAIFTTIGIVLSVLFESVLFFHKVPVTEFLFGLHWSPQTAIRADQTGSSGAFGMIPLFTGTLLISGIGMLVAVPIGLMSALYLSEYAGPKFRASAKPALEVLAGIPTVVYGFFAALTVAPLIRDAGQALGLQVASESALAAGLVMGIMIIPFVSSLSDDVINAVPQSMRDGSYALGATKSETIKRVLLPAALPGIVGSILLAVSRAIGETMIVVMAAGLSANLTANPLQAVTTVTVQIVTLLTGDQEFDSAKTLAAFALGLVLFIVTLILNIIALTVVRKYREQYE, from the coding sequence ATGCTGTTCTATCTGTTCCTGACCCTTATATTATTGAGCTTGAGCGGTTACTACCTGGGCCGTAAACGCGCCTTTGCCGTTGCTGGAAAGCAGATCCGTAACCTGCATTCCCTGCCGAGTTACTATGGTTCCTACACGGCGCTGTGGTGCGGATTGCCAGCGTTGATTGTGTTTGCCATTTGGGCTGCGTTGCAACCCAGCGTCATTATTGAACTGGTGGTGGCCGGCTTGCCGCCCGAGTTGCAACAATTACCGGCAGGGCGACTGAATTTGGTAGTCAACGACATCAAGAACCTGGTCAGCGGCAACATCGTTTCCAGCCGTCCGGATGCAACGATCCTGGCCGCCGCTGCACATTATCGCCACCTGCAAATGATGGGCAATGTGGCGCTGTGGGTGGTGGTTTTGACGATGGCGACCGCAGGCGTCGCTTATGCTTGGCGGGCTATATCGCCCAAACTGCGCGCCCGTAACCGGGTGGAGCAGGTGGTCAATGTGCTGCTTATCGTCAGCTCGACCGTAGCGATTTTTACCACCATTGGCATTGTATTGTCGGTGCTTTTTGAATCGGTGCTGTTTTTTCACAAAGTGCCGGTCACTGAATTTTTGTTCGGTCTGCACTGGAGTCCGCAGACTGCGATCCGCGCTGACCAGACCGGTTCCTCCGGCGCATTCGGCATGATCCCGTTGTTTACTGGCACCCTGTTAATTTCGGGTATTGGCATGTTGGTCGCGGTACCGATTGGCCTGATGTCGGCGCTTTATCTGTCCGAGTACGCCGGTCCAAAATTCCGCGCTTCGGCTAAACCCGCGTTGGAAGTACTGGCCGGCATTCCCACCGTGGTTTACGGTTTCTTCGCGGCCCTAACCGTTGCGCCGCTCATCCGGGATGCAGGTCAGGCGCTGGGTTTGCAAGTCGCTTCGGAAAGCGCCCTGGCTGCCGGTCTGGTGATGGGCATCATGATCATTCCCTTTGTCTCCTCGCTGTCCGACGATGTCATTAACGCCGTACCCCAGTCAATGCGTGATGGTTCTTACGCTTTGGGTGCGACCAAATCGGAAACCATCAAACGGGTGCTGTTGCCCGCTGCTTTGCCAGGCATTGTTGGCAGTATTCTGCTGGCGGTCTCTCGCGCCATTGGCGAAACGATGATCGTGGTCATGGCCGCCGGTCTGTCGGCGAATCTGACCGCTAATCCCTTGCAAGCGGTCACCACCGTCACCGTGCAAATCGTGACTTTACTCACCGGCGACCAGGAATTCGACAGCGCCAAGACTCTGGCGGCGTTCGCGCTGGGTCTGGTGCTGTTCATCGTTACGCTGATTCTCAACATCATCGCCCTGACGGTCGTGCGCAAGTACCGGGAACAATATGAATAA
- a CDS encoding saccharopine dehydrogenase family protein — translation MKKNVLIIGAGGVAHVAAHKAAMNNNLLGDICLASRTLAKCDGIIESVKRKGHIQNPANKLYSRQIDALDIPATVKLIEETGSQIVINLGNAFLNMSILEACLATGAAYIDTAIHEEPDKVCENPPWYANYEWKRKDRCTEKGLTAILGAGFDPGVVNAYCALAVKRYFDKIDTIDILDVNAGSHGKYFATNFDPEINFREFIKVWTWIDRQWKEYPTHSVKRIYDFPVVGPCPIYLNGHDELHSLSKNIDANSIRFWMGFGDHYINVFTVLRTLGFLSHLPVTLTTGQEVVPLKVVKALLPDPQTLAAGYTGKTCIGNFVKGWKDGKAREVFIYQVSDHKQCFEEVESQGISYTAGVPPVAAAMLVAQGVWDANTMVNVEELDPEPFIAILDKIGLPTDIKEIKPGGKESFDGAVRSLEEELAESTATVTVSAANPMIAVRPQPPVEPKKSKDKDKDKDKDKDKSGKSDKKKK, via the coding sequence ATGAAGAAGAATGTGCTGATTATTGGAGCAGGCGGCGTCGCCCATGTAGCCGCGCACAAGGCCGCAATGAATAACAATCTGTTGGGCGATATCTGTCTTGCTTCACGAACGCTGGCCAAATGCGATGGCATTATCGAAAGCGTCAAACGGAAAGGGCATATCCAGAATCCCGCAAACAAATTGTATTCACGGCAAATTGATGCGCTCGACATTCCCGCAACCGTGAAATTGATTGAGGAAACCGGTTCCCAAATCGTCATTAACCTGGGCAACGCATTCCTGAATATGTCGATCCTGGAAGCCTGTCTGGCAACTGGCGCTGCATATATCGACACTGCGATTCACGAGGAGCCAGACAAGGTTTGTGAGAATCCCCCCTGGTACGCCAACTATGAATGGAAGCGCAAGGATCGCTGCACTGAAAAGGGCTTGACGGCGATTCTCGGCGCAGGATTTGATCCGGGCGTGGTCAACGCCTATTGCGCATTAGCGGTCAAGCGTTACTTCGACAAGATCGATACCATCGACATCCTCGATGTCAATGCGGGTAGTCACGGAAAATACTTCGCCACGAATTTTGATCCAGAGATTAACTTCCGCGAGTTCATCAAGGTCTGGACCTGGATTGACCGGCAATGGAAAGAGTACCCTACGCATTCCGTCAAGCGCATCTATGATTTCCCGGTCGTTGGCCCCTGCCCGATTTACCTGAACGGCCACGATGAATTGCATTCGTTATCGAAAAATATCGACGCTAACAGCATTCGCTTCTGGATGGGCTTCGGCGATCACTACATTAATGTCTTCACCGTGCTGCGCACCCTGGGTTTTCTCTCCCATTTGCCGGTGACTCTGACTACGGGTCAGGAAGTGGTGCCGCTGAAAGTAGTCAAGGCCCTCCTCCCCGATCCACAGACCCTGGCTGCTGGCTATACCGGCAAGACCTGCATCGGAAACTTTGTCAAGGGCTGGAAAGACGGTAAAGCGCGGGAAGTGTTTATTTATCAGGTTTCCGATCACAAGCAATGCTTTGAAGAAGTCGAATCGCAAGGCATCAGCTACACTGCTGGCGTGCCCCCGGTGGCTGCCGCCATGCTGGTTGCCCAAGGTGTCTGGGATGCAAACACGATGGTCAATGTCGAGGAGCTTGATCCAGAGCCGTTCATTGCCATTCTGGACAAGATTGGCCTGCCGACGGATATCAAGGAAATCAAGCCGGGCGGCAAGGAGTCGTTCGATGGCGCGGTCAGGTCGTTGGAAGAAGAGTTAGCGGAATCGACAGCAACCGTCACGGTTTCCGCAGCCAACCCGATGATCGCGGTAAGGCCCCAACCGCCTGTCGAACCCAAGAAATCAAAGGATAAGGATAAGGATAAGGATAAGGATAAGGATAAGTCGGGGAAATCGGATAAAAAGAAGAAGTAA
- the pstA gene encoding phosphate ABC transporter permease PstA → MNNPSTSSPPKLAKPPRDIKTIVNASLARRHAAESRFRWYGLIAISLGLAFVALMFVNIIGKGYPAFWQTYIELPIQFDPTVIDPDGRRGPQVLENADYAALIRASLREMFPEVEGRRNLRALYGLVSSNAPYRLRNEVLNNPELIGTRQSVWVLASANVDTFIKGNIDRNIDESLRPIKDQEIAWVDQLRASGKLEKRFNTILFTQGDSREPEQAGIRGALMGSFYTLLVTFLLSFPIGVATAVYLEEFAPKNRWTDLIEVNINNLAAVPSIVFGLLGLAVFINFFGLPRSAPLVGGLVLSLMTLPVIIIAGRAALTSVPPSIREAALGMGASKLQMVGHHVLPLAMPGMLTGSIIGMARALGESAPLLMIGMVAFIVDVPQGFTDPATVLPVQIYLWADLPERAFVERTSAAIMVLLAFMLLMNGLAIILRKRFERRW, encoded by the coding sequence ATGAATAATCCATCGACTTCATCGCCCCCCAAGCTGGCAAAACCGCCACGGGACATTAAAACCATTGTCAACGCCAGTCTGGCGCGCCGGCACGCTGCCGAGAGCCGCTTCCGCTGGTATGGACTGATCGCCATTAGCCTGGGGTTGGCGTTTGTGGCGCTCATGTTCGTCAATATCATCGGCAAAGGTTATCCGGCCTTCTGGCAGACCTATATTGAGTTGCCGATCCAGTTCGACCCGACGGTCATTGACCCGGATGGCCGCCGTGGCCCGCAAGTTTTGGAGAATGCAGATTACGCGGCCTTGATTCGCGCCAGTCTTCGCGAGATGTTTCCTGAGGTCGAGGGTCGCCGCAACTTGCGCGCCCTGTATGGTCTCGTCAGTTCTAATGCGCCATATCGCCTGCGCAATGAAGTACTGAACAATCCTGAGTTAATCGGAACCCGCCAGTCCGTCTGGGTGTTGGCCTCGGCTAATGTGGATACCTTCATCAAGGGCAATATCGACCGCAATATTGATGAATCATTGCGCCCCATCAAGGATCAGGAAATCGCCTGGGTCGATCAATTACGCGCATCCGGCAAATTGGAAAAACGTTTCAATACGATTCTGTTCACCCAAGGCGATTCCCGCGAGCCGGAACAGGCGGGTATTCGTGGGGCGCTGATGGGGTCGTTCTACACCCTGCTGGTGACTTTTCTGCTCTCCTTCCCGATTGGCGTGGCTACTGCGGTGTATCTGGAGGAATTTGCCCCCAAGAACCGTTGGACCGATCTAATCGAAGTCAACATTAATAACCTGGCGGCGGTACCCTCTATCGTCTTCGGTCTACTGGGGTTGGCAGTGTTCATTAACTTCTTCGGCCTGCCGCGTTCCGCGCCGCTGGTCGGCGGTCTGGTCTTGAGTTTGATGACGCTACCAGTAATTATTATCGCTGGCCGGGCGGCCTTGACTTCGGTTCCCCCTTCGATTCGTGAAGCGGCGCTGGGCATGGGCGCCTCCAAATTGCAAATGGTGGGTCATCACGTTCTGCCGCTGGCCATGCCGGGTATGTTGACCGGTTCAATTATCGGCATGGCCCGCGCCCTGGGCGAATCGGCTCCACTGCTGATGATCGGCATGGTGGCCTTTATCGTCGACGTGCCACAGGGTTTCACCGACCCGGCGACGGTGCTGCCAGTGCAAATCTATCTCTGGGCTGACTTGCCGGAACGGGCGTTTGTCGAACGCACCTCGGCGGCGATTATGGTCTTGCTGGCCTTCATGCTCCTGATGAATGGCCTGGCGATCATTCTCCGCAAACGCTTTGAACGGCGCTGGTAG
- the phoU gene encoding phosphate signaling complex protein PhoU has product MPISHDAHTVKQFDVQLANLRNLVLEMGGLVEDQIHNAINALNNEDVSAAREVIARDQIINGMQVKTDEDSVSLVALRQPLGSDLRLIMSLSKIVTDLERIGDEAEKIARMTVKTYDVVSSPPSAKLLRDVTPMAKQAIDMLHGCLDALARLDVEKAVEVARGDDELDQEFQSALRRLITYMMEDPRTIGHAINVLFIIKALERIGDHAKNIAEYLIYLVKGKDVRHIRVEDLAQDALEEE; this is encoded by the coding sequence ATGCCTATCAGTCATGATGCCCATACCGTCAAGCAGTTCGACGTGCAGCTCGCCAACCTGCGCAACCTGGTGCTGGAAATGGGCGGGCTGGTCGAGGATCAAATTCACAATGCGATCAATGCATTGAATAATGAGGATGTCTCAGCGGCCCGCGAAGTAATCGCCCGCGACCAGATTATCAACGGCATGCAGGTTAAAACCGATGAAGACAGCGTGAGTCTGGTCGCCCTGCGTCAACCCTTGGGCAGCGACCTGCGACTGATCATGTCGCTCTCCAAAATTGTCACCGATCTCGAGCGCATCGGGGATGAAGCCGAGAAAATCGCCCGGATGACCGTCAAGACCTACGATGTCGTCAGTAGCCCGCCCAGCGCCAAGCTGTTGCGTGATGTGACGCCCATGGCGAAGCAGGCCATCGACATGTTGCACGGCTGTCTCGACGCCCTGGCGCGACTGGATGTAGAAAAGGCCGTTGAAGTTGCTAGGGGCGATGACGAACTGGATCAGGAGTTTCAATCGGCGCTGCGGCGACTGATCACTTACATGATGGAAGATCCGCGCACCATCGGTCATGCTATTAACGTCCTTTTCATCATCAAGGCATTGGAGCGGATCGGCGATCACGCCAAAAATATCGCGGAATATCTGATCTATCTGGTCAAGGGTAAGGATGTGCGGCATATCCGAGTGGAAGACTTGGCCCAGGATGCGCTGGAGGAAGAGTGA
- a CDS encoding PstS family phosphate ABC transporter substrate-binding protein yields MQYKDRHLVVITGYIFTTALEDEGFFCLIICITIAYRRFSVIRHKLAFAVAATFTLAGAAHAQSARDYISIVGSSTVYPFTTAVAEQFGKANANFKTPKVESTGTGGGFKLFCGGVGVEFPDLSNASRAIKKSEIETCAKNGVKEIVEIKIGFDGIVVASSKKNAPMPLTTKDLWLALAKQVPEPGTGKLVANPFKTWKEVNPELPAKKIEVLGPPPTSGTRDAFVELVMDVGCEEFAAVKALDKKDAKAVCQTIREDGAYIEAGENDNLIVNKLVANPNALGIFGYSFLEENLDKIQGEPINGVEPEFDNIASGKYPVSRPLFIYVKKAHVGVIPGIKEFVAEYVSDKAMGDEGYLANKGLIPLPADQRKQSAMDAKNLKPL; encoded by the coding sequence ATGCAATATAAAGACCGTCATCTCGTAGTAATCACAGGTTATATTTTTACCACAGCCCTTGAGGATGAGGGTTTTTTCTGTTTAATCATCTGTATAACAATCGCTTATCGGAGGTTTTCCGTGATCAGGCACAAGCTTGCATTCGCCGTGGCGGCCACTTTCACACTGGCCGGCGCCGCCCATGCCCAATCAGCTCGCGATTACATCAGCATTGTGGGTTCGTCTACCGTTTATCCTTTTACGACCGCCGTGGCCGAGCAGTTCGGTAAAGCGAACGCCAACTTCAAGACGCCCAAAGTCGAATCCACTGGCACCGGCGGCGGCTTCAAGTTGTTCTGTGGCGGCGTTGGCGTTGAATTCCCTGATCTTTCTAATGCCTCGCGCGCCATCAAGAAATCCGAAATCGAAACCTGCGCCAAGAACGGCGTCAAGGAAATTGTCGAGATCAAGATCGGTTTCGATGGCATCGTCGTCGCTTCCTCCAAAAAGAATGCCCCCATGCCGTTGACTACCAAAGACCTGTGGTTGGCGCTAGCCAAGCAGGTTCCGGAGCCGGGTACGGGCAAGCTGGTTGCCAATCCGTTCAAGACCTGGAAGGAAGTCAACCCGGAATTACCGGCGAAGAAAATCGAAGTGCTGGGTCCCCCGCCGACCTCTGGCACCCGTGACGCCTTTGTTGAATTAGTCATGGATGTCGGTTGCGAAGAGTTCGCCGCAGTCAAAGCGCTGGACAAGAAGGATGCAAAAGCGGTTTGCCAGACGATCCGTGAAGACGGCGCGTACATCGAAGCCGGTGAGAATGACAACCTGATCGTCAATAAACTGGTGGCTAACCCCAATGCGCTGGGTATCTTCGGCTACAGCTTTCTGGAAGAAAATCTGGACAAAATTCAGGGCGAACCGATCAACGGCGTCGAGCCGGAATTCGACAACATTGCCAGTGGCAAATATCCAGTCTCGCGGCCATTATTTATCTATGTCAAGAAAGCGCATGTCGGCGTCATTCCCGGCATCAAGGAATTCGTTGCTGAGTACGTCAGCGACAAGGCCATGGGCGATGAGGGCTATTTGGCCAACAAAGGTTTGATTCCGCTGCCTGCTGACCAACGCAAGCAGTCTGCGATGGACGCAAAGAACCTGAAGCCCCTGTGA